GCGACGCAGACATTGAAAGCATTGAGAGCGGAGTCCCCAGTACACCCATTCTGGAGACTCCGTCTTCGCGCATGGGGTCTCCCATGATTTCGCGGATAGGCTCGCCTGCCCCCAACAAGCAGGCGTAAACTAATGAcaacagtacagtatatatataccccaTTTGATTCTCGTCATTCCTTCCAGCCTCTCTCTTTGTCAATTTTAATATCCACTAATATAGGAAACGGTGCATCAATAATAGATTATGTGTGAAAACACCAGTATGAGAGTTTGTACGACTTCAAGTTGAGTACGACTTCCACTTCCACTTCCACTTCGAGTACGACTTCCCCTACCggcagtacttgtagataaCCTACCTGGTATAACGATTAATAGTACATTGCTATGAATAATTTAAGAAGCCCCGCCGAGTGGGTGCTATGTTTCTTTTGGGGTGTGGTCATGAGATACTCCTTTTACCTGATGTGTGTACCAGTGACCACGTTGTATATGGTGATTGCGACGAGATAAGCGGGATCTAGTCTTTGTCTTTTCAATCGATCCAGGCTGTTGTTACCTTGCAAGCGGTGACCCTCGAGACCGTTAAATACAGCCCGGTATCGTACCACCAGTTGTGTGAGATCTAGGCAGGACTGGTCCGTTGCAGAACATCATCAACCGCCTCTGTCATTTCAGGATACGTTTCCTTGACGTTTTTGGCCAGGGTTTGTTGAAATTTCTGTGTTAGAATGTGCACCACATGAAATATCAAGTGGAATATCATCACTCGTGCTCTCCCTTACTCCCTTACTCACTGTGTAGATGTCCATCTTTCCATGGATGAACTGGTTTTgtttcagcagcagctcgacaaACTCTCTGGTGTACACGTCCGGGTTTCGGCCCTGGTCAATGTAGTCGATCACGTCGATGGGGATCTGTTTGTCGCACTTGATTTCCTTGAGTCGCTGAAACTCCTTGACCAGAGTGTCCATCTGCTCAATGAGCccctccttgttctcctgAGAGCCGGTGGTGTCGTGTACCAGCAGCGAGATTTCCACGAGGGTCTCGATCGTCTGCCGCAGCTGGTTCTCCAGTTCTTGTCGGGCCGCCTCTGCCATGattttgttgtttgtggagTGCAAGTGGATGTGTCTTGGTGATAATTATGCAGGGTCACGTGTGAACAAGAATGGGTTGGCAAGTCTGGAGCTGGAATGAAAGCGGTGAAGGCGTGAACCAGAGATGAATTTGCTAACGTAAGCATGTAGACCAATCTTCTCAGTCACGTGTTCCCCTCTTGGTTCTGACTGTATTAGTAATTCTCTCTCCCTCAGTCGCAGTATCGACGAGGTACAAGACCACACCATTCTGACGATTAGTAATGCGGCAAAATGACGACATCAAGTCCCATTGCCACATCGGAAGCTTCCTAGAGCCCGCAACAGACGAATCCCACACAGTGCGGTTTTCTTGTCACATTTCCGTTAACTCCTGCCATTAGGAACCTAGTCATTTCTCGGAACAAGTCTACAGGAATCATGGCGGTCTGTTGGACATGATCTGGGCCTTTCGCAACAGGAACGTACAGTAGTGGTTCTCTATATATAATACTGCGAGCTGCTCTGTCTGTAAAGTCCAACCCTTGCACGATTGCACACTAACGGCTACTATATATAGGCCAGCACAatatactacaagtacttgtacaagtatacaATACACCGACTCGCTCATGGTGAACAAACTTTGGGTGGCGTTCGAGTCTTGACTTTTTCACGATTCTTTGAAATTttaaaaattaaaattatatatatatatacatatatatatataaaaaaacaacgaTGCGGATGAGTGcgtgttggagatggattTTGAAGGGCATTGAACGCGATGAAATGCTCTGCGACCTTGGTCCGTTGAAACGTGTCTTTGTGAGCCTTGTCCACGCCCCACGTAGCCCCAATCGTCCTCTAGCTGGACTAAAGCAATGCACCCCGAAAAGTAGGTCCGAAAGTCTTTCTGACAAATGGTTGGGTGGGCGAGTACAGTaagagagaaggaaaaaaagatgggaaaaaaaaaacatgagAAAAAAcatgagaaaaaaaattgtgtatatatactggCAAGATGGAACGCCACCAGAGTGAAGACCCGACGTAAAATACTCACGTAGCAAAGAGTAACGCCGCAGCCAGCGACACACAGACCAGCTACCGCTCAAACGTCGCACAGATCGCTATAAATTACTCCAAGCACTCAGGTCGCTGCAATTATGCTTTGGGGATACATTTCGTCACAGTAGCACAGTGCTGGACGATAATCACTACAATCAACACTCCCCAGTACACAGCTCTGTGACGCCATGTCGTCCCAAAACTCGCACAACATCCTCCATGAGACGCATCTGTTGTCGGACACCAGCATCCACGCCATAGCCGGCGCCCTGGCAGGCACGCTCTCCGGTATCGTGGTGTGTCCTCTCGACGTGATCAAGACCCGGTTGCAggcagaaggagctctCGACAAGCAGAGAGGCTCACTCAAGGGCGGCCTCACCCGTACAATGGACTCCATTGTCAAGCATGACGGCGTGCGGGGCCTGTACCGAGGAGTGATCCCCATCATTCTGGGCTACTCGCCCACCTGGATGATTTATTTTGCCGTCTAcgaaaaatcaaaataTTTATTGTCCACCGTGCCCCAGTTGGACCCCTATCCCTTCTTTTCGCATTGTCTGTCGGCTCTGGGCGCCGGAGccgcctccaccaccatcaccaacccCATCTGGGTCGTCAAAACCAGACTCATGTCCCAGGGCCGCAACACCCCCTGGCACTACTCTGGCACCTGGGACGCCTTCAAAACCATGTACAAAACCGACGGAATCAAAGTCTTCTACTCGGGTCTGGGCCCCGCTCTTCTGGGCCTCTCCCACGTGGCCATTCAGTTCCCCATGtacgagaagctcaaggtgATGCTCGGAGTCAGTCCAGACTCCAACAAACCCAACCCCTGGGCAGTCACGGTGGCCTCGTCACTGTCCAAGATGATCGCGTCGGCAATCACCTACCCACACGAGATTGTGCGGACCCGAATGCAGATCCAGAGTAAAGACGGCCAGTATCGTGGCATCATTGCATCGTTCAAGAAACTCTACCAGGAAGAGGGCTTCCGAATCTTCTACACGGGCTTCGGCACCAACCTGCTTAGAACCGTGCCCGCCTCTGCCATCACCCTGCTTTCGTTTGAGATGATTTCCAGCCGCCTCAAACAGATCCTTTAGAGGATCCCCTTAGACTCCATAAAACATAGAAAAGGCTGGCTCTTACTGTATAGTATATTTAATGACATTGATGGTTCTCAAATGATTGGATGTATCCCGGGATTCTTTTAAAACTcttggtacttgtacaggaATACTTGCCAATTTTCTGtctgtgtgttttttgttgttttttgtttgtttttttgacaTCCTCGATCAgttgcaagtacaagttggAGATCTACTTAGCCAAAGTTTGTTTTTTACTTGGGCCATTAGTGTAAAGCAGCCAAGCTAGTAAGGGGCTGGTAAATGAGATTAATGAGATGCACTTTATAATTTGGGCTTCATATCTGGTTTCAGAGCCTCAATACAACCTCTTTCGAGCTCACACCACCCCCATTCCCGTTGAAAACCCCCACTATTGCTGCTCCTGTTTGGCACCTCAGCCGTTTAACCTTGCAGAACTTTTTTGACGCAGGAAAGTCACCACACGCTCATTCTGCGatacaccaccaacaagaccTTCCTTCACACAACCCACatctacacacacaaacacaatgtcaGAACAACAAGTCGATCAGCCAATGGTGAGTGATGACCCTAGCCCCCAATCCCCCACACAGCCCACGTTTCTCAAACTAACGCCACAGACTTCTGCCGAAGAAGTagctcctgctcccgtGCCGGCTTCAGCCGAGATGGAGGCCATGCAGGCCCGtctccaacagctccaggaggaggcatcCAAGCTCGAGTCCATGCAGCAGGACGCCACCAAGTCGTCCgaggatctcaaggaggaccaggaggagattgacgcGCGATCCATCTACGTGGGCAATGTCGACTACGGAGCCACCCcccaggagctggaaaagcACTTTGAGAAGTGCGGATCCGTCCAGCGAGTCACCATTCTCATGGACAAGTTCACCGGCAACCCCAAGGGCTACGCGTACATCGAGTTTGCTGAGCCCAAGGATGTGGCCCAGGCAGTCACCCTCAACGACTCCGAGTTCCGACAGCGACAGCTCAAGGTCAGCGCCAAGCGAACCAATATCCCCGGTTTCAAGggcggccgaggccgaggacgGGGTCGAGGAGGTCGTGGAGGCTTCCGTGGACGTGGAGGcttccgaggaggacgaggacgaggcgGTTACGCCCCTTACTAGAGGTACCACTCCCGTCACAACCCACAcccaccaactacaccacTTGCTACGACCGAAGTGCTTGGTTCAAAAGACTTTGTATATTATTATAAATATGGATTTTATGGAGAAAAGAGGGCATCAACAAGAAAACAAGACATGAAACACTATCAAAAGAACATTGAGTgtggaagaaaaaaaaaaaaatagtacaagtacaagtacgccCACCAAAAGAGAAGCTCCATAAGCACACTTGACCCTTCATACAGACTCTGCTGAAAAAATAAACCAGCAGACCAGGTTCGATCTGGCATGGCATAATGTTCAATCTCTCACGCCGTAGTCTTATACTACCCATTAAACGTATCTACAGGCTCTTCAGTTATTGTCAAGTTGAATTATGGAAATTGGAAGTAAGGACCAGTCCAGCTGGTgggaagaggaagagaacCGGGCTCATTACCAGTTGGGCTCACCGTAGCCGGGGAGCCAGAACCATCGCCAGGCCTCGGGGTTGGCCTCacgcttctccttgtccatATCAGCGGGCATGGCGTCTCGCTTCCAGTTGGGCTCGCCGTAACCGGGGAGCCAGAACCATCGCCAGGCCTCGGGGTTGGCCTCacgcttctccttgtccatATCAGCGGGCATGGCGTCTCGCTTCCAGTTGGGCTCGCCGTAGCCGGGGAGCCAGAACCATCGCCAGGCCTCGGGGTTGGCCTCacgcttctccttgtccatATCAGCGGGCATGGCGTCTCGCTTCCAGTTGGGCTCGCCGTATCCAGGGAGCCAGAACCATCGCCAGGCCTCAGGAGAAGCCTCTCGCTTAGCGttgccagcagcaacctcGGAATCAGGCTGGGGGTCCATGAAGCCTGCCTCctgggccttcttggcgtcaATGATAGCAATTCCCTGCTTTCCAGACTCGTCATCATTGAAGAAGACAAAGATTTCGTTCTCTGTACCCTGGAGACCGCCGACAATGGCCTCCTCAGGAATGGACTGAGGGCCATGGGAGCCGGTACCAACGGGGGCAGCAGGGGCAGCTGAAACCAGGCAGGCAACTGCGGCAAGAGCAATAGtagagaacttcattgttggtgttgtagtggtagtggtggtagtggtggtagtggtggtagtggtggtagtggtggttgtgtctGATGATAAGAAAGGAgagacatggaggaggtatatatacttgGTTAATCGTCGTATATTTCATCTTGGAAAGATCAGGAGACTGTGGTGAGAGGTCGTATGGATTCTGCAAAGGGTAATTGTCGCTATATTCATTTGTCGGTGTGGCAACGAAGACTTGCATGGGATACCGATTAATGAAATTGTCGTGCATCATCAGTAAACTGGACAACAGCTCTATTCGGTCGAAAAGTGGCGCTAGAAGGCCGAGGAAAGAGTTGATAGGACACCATCGAGCCAGTGTCTCGTATATCTTCGTTTGACCCAGATAGCTCCCCAATAGGCCGTTCTGTGCGACTTTTTGCAAAGTTGGCCAATCTTTTAGACTCGTCGATACTGTCCCAAATAGGTAATTTTGCATAGAAAACTTCTGTGAATTTCATGTTGGGCAGAAATGCTGTAATTGTGGCGGGGTATCTCTGCGTAATGATATAACATTGATTTCAGAGGTATCTGTGTTCTTTTTCTCGATtctgtgtcgtttttgGGGGCGTTTCTGGCTGCTGTTTTAGGGCCCTGTGGTGTGTAGGAGAAAGGGTTTTGTTTGGGCGGAAGACTCAGTATAATAGACAAAATAGTGACACAGGGAGCTGGTTTCAACTAATAAAACACAGACAGCAGGTGGTATTAAACAAACAATACATGACAAACGCCGTACCAAGGCAGCCGTCCCTGCAAGAAAGCTATTTGGCGACGGCCTCATCGATGTGAAACGAGCCCGGATTGCGAAACGGGCTTGGTTCGTGTAATAGGCAGCTATCAAACCTCAGCCTGCCAGCCCTTGAcccaaggccattgtcCAAATGTTCAGCCGGTTCCACAGCCCCTATCTCGACAGTATGGCAGATGAACTGTCAATCAGATCAGTATTCTGACTGATATATTATGTACTTGTGCCGTGATTACATTACCTTGTCCGGAATGTGAACAACAAGGCCCCACTCTACCAGCCATTCAATGGACAGTATCGCAAATAATTATTCTGATCTCCGTATCTGTGTCTCTTCAATCTACGGTTCGGTCAGATCTCAACAGAACATGAGAGGCCCTTGTTCTTAATCTGTGTAGCAGAACAGACGC
This genomic interval from Yarrowia lipolytica chromosome 1E, complete sequence contains the following:
- a CDS encoding uncharacterized protein (Compare to YALI0E16456g, similar to Saccharomyces cerevisiae NUT2 (YPR168W); ancestral locus Anc_7.524, similar to uniprot|Q06213 Saccharomyces cerevisiae YPR168w NUT2 negative transcription regulator from artifical reporters), yielding MAEAARQELENQLRQTIETLVEISLLVHDTTGSQENKEGLIEQMDTLVKEFQRLKEIKCDKQIPIDVIDYIDQGRNPDVYTREFVELLLKQNQFIHGKMDIYTVSKGVRESTSDDIPLDISCGAHSNTEISTNPGQKRQGNVS
- a CDS encoding uncharacterized protein (Compare to YALI0E16478g, similar to uniprot|P40556 Saccharomyces cerevisiae YIL006w Putative mitochondrial carrier), whose product is MSSQNSHNILHETHLLSDTSIHAIAGALAGTLSGIVVCPLDVIKTRLQAEGALDKQRGSLKGGLTRTMDSIVKHDGVRGLYRGVIPIILGYSPTWMIYFAVYEKSKYLLSTVPQLDPYPFFSHCLSALGAGAASTTITNPIWVVKTRLMSQGRNTPWHYSGTWDAFKTMYKTDGIKVFYSGLGPALLGLSHVAIQFPMYEKLKVMLGVSPDSNKPNPWAVTVASSLSKMIASAITYPHEIVRTRMQIQSKDGQYRGIIASFKKLYQEEGFRIFYTGFGTNLLRTVPASAITLLSFEMISSRLKQIL
- a CDS encoding uncharacterized protein (Compare to YALI0E16533g, weakly similar to uniprot|P01149 Saccharomyces cerevisiae YPL187w MFalpha1 mating pheromone alpha-1 precursor) — encoded protein: MKFSTIALAAVACLVSAAPAAPVGTGSHGPQSIPEEAIVGGLQGTENEIFVFFNDDESGKQGIAIIDAKKAQEAGFMDPQPDSEVAAGNAKREASPEAWRWFWLPGYGEPNWKRDAMPADMDKEKREANPEAWRWFWLPGYGEPNWKRDAMPADMDKEKREANPEAWRWFWLPGYGEPNWKRDAMPADMDKEKREANPEAWRWFWLPGYGEPNW
- a CDS encoding uncharacterized protein (Compare to YALI0E16500g, similar to uniprot|Q9P4V6 Candida boidinii RNA- binding protein) — translated: MSEQQVDQPMVSDDPSPQSPTQPTFLKLTPQTSAEEVAPAPVPASAEMEAMQARLQQLQEEASKLESMQQDATKSSEDLKEDQEEIDARSIYVGNVDYGATPQELEKHFEKCGSVQRVTILMDKFTGNPKGYAYIEFAEPKDVAQAVTLNDSEFRQRQLKVSAKRTNIPGFKGGRGRGRGRGGRGGFRGRGGFRGGRGRGGYAPY